GGATCTCGGGAAAGACGTCGTAGTGGCTGCGGCCGAGGACCTCCCGGCCGACCAGGCCATAGTCCTCCAGCCAGCGGCGGCTCACGGCCACGTAGCGCATCCGGGTGTCCAGCATGGCGATGGCCGCCGGCGCGTGCTCGACGAAGAGGCGCAGCTGCACCTGCGCCTTCTCGGCCTCCGCGAGGCGGGCCGAGAGCTCCTCGGCCAGATCACGCAACGACTGCGTCTCGGCGAGCAGCTCTTCCCTGGATTTTTCGGCTTCCCGTGACATCCTCTTCCCTTGGACCAGACATGCTTGGCGGGCCGGCCGGCCGCCCATGAAAAACTGAGGCACGACCATCTCCCCTATAGCCCGGCTGACGCCAGGCTGCAATACAGGAAAGCCAGTAATAGTCTGTGCGCGCCATGTTTCGGCCGTCGCGGCAGGCGCGAGGGCAGGAGGGGAAGGCGAGGAGGAGAGGGGGGAGGCACCCGCCCTCCCCCCGCCGAGGGTCAGTCGGCCTCGGCAAGGGCCGCCGCGTCCGGCGCGCAATCGGGCCGGGGCAGGACGATGCGCACGATCTCATCGATGAGGAAGAGGTCCGTGAGCAGGGTGCGCAGATGCAGCGAGGCGTTCAGGTTGTCGATCAGCTGCGAGCTCAGGCGCGGCTGGACGCGCGCGAGATCCAGGGCCGCCAGGGCGCGCTCCGCGTCGCGTCCCAGAACGGGAAGGAAGGCCTCGTGCCGCGCCCGGGCCTCGTCCCCGTCCCCGCCGCCGTGCGCGACGAGCGCGGGGATCAGCGCGGCATAGGCGTCCTGCAGCCCTGCGGCGGCCGTGGAGGCGGAAGCGAGGAACTCGCGCAGCCGCGAGGCCTGCCCGCAGGCCTCGCCGTTCAGCCCCTGCGCCGCGTAGGCCAGCATGAACTCGTAGCACTCCTCCAGGACATCGCAGCGCGCGGCCAAATCGTTCGCCAGATCGTTCACCAAGTCGTTCGCCGGGTCGGGCGCCGTATCGTCCGTCACGTTCGTCATGCCTTTTCCTTCGCGCCGCGCGGCGCCTCGGCGGGCCACAGCTTGGGGTCGTGGTGCGCCAGATAGAAGTCGCGGTCCAGGGAGCCCACGACCATGGAGCGGGTCACGGCCCGCTCCTCGGGCCGGGCCGCGAAGTACACGTGCACGATCACCAGGGCCACCAGGGCCACGCCGGTGAAGCCGTGCAGCAGGTAGACGACGCCCCATGCGGCCTCGGAGAGGATGTAGGGATCGCGCGTGAAGAAGGGCGTGCGCACCTTGAACAGGAGGAGCACTCCCGTGGCGGCCATGGCCAGGCCGCAGGCGAGGATGGCCAGGTGGTAGAGCTTGTTCAGGAGCGCGTACTTCCCGGGCTTCCCGGGCGCGGGCCCCATGCCGCCGAAGGCGCGGCCGATGCCCCTGCCCGCATCGCGCAGGTCCCTGGCGTTCGGCCAGATGGAGGCGAAGTCCATGAAGAAGACGGCGTTGACGATGTGGAAGAGGATCGCCAGGACCAGCACCGTGCCTGCCATCCAGTGCAGGTTCACCCAGGCAAAGAGCAGGCCCGCCTTGGGCAGGAAGGCCGTCGCCAGCAGGGTCAGCATGGCCGCGGCCATGATCCAGTGGAACAGCCGGGCGGACAGGGAATGCCGCGCCACCCTGGCCGGGACGTGGACCGCGGCGGCCGCGTCCGTGCCCTCGCCGGGCGTCTGCCCGGCACGGCCGCGCGCCCAGAAGAGGTGCACCAGCGCGAAGCCGAGGCCGAGGCCCAGGGCCACCCGGAGCAGATCCCAGGCAACGTGCAGGGGAACGGATTGCTCCCAGGGGGTGTGTCCCCACGTGATCAGGTTCATGCCGCCTCCTTGCCGCCGCCGTGGCCGCGGCCTGTACCCAGTACGGCCCGGGCCACCAGGTTGCGCGCCAGGGCGACCTTGTAGCCGTTGTGCTGCAGGGGCTCGGCCCCCTGCGCCGCCATCGCGCCAGCGGTTTCGGCCGTGGCCGCGTCGCGCGCCTTGCCGCGCAGGAAGTCCTCCACGCGGGAAAGCCGCAGCGGCCGGGGCGCCACGCCGTTCAGCACGATGCGCGCGTCGCCGACCGCCCCGCCCCCGACCGCGGGCAGGAAGGCCGCGGCGATGTTCACCAGGGCGAAGTCCCAGACCTGGCGGTCGCGGACCTTCTCGAAATGGAAGTCCGCCCCGGCCCAGGTCCCGGGGATGCGCACCGCGGTCAGCAGGTCGCCCGGCCCCAGCACGGTCAGCCGCGTGATGTCGATCTCCGGGCCGACGAAGTAGTCAACCGCCGCCACCTCGCGCGTGCCCGTGACGCTGCGGATGACCATGCGCGCATCCAGCGCCGCCAGGGCCGGGGCCGTGTCCGAGGGATTGACCGTGACGCAGCGGCCGGCGCCGAAGACGGCGTGCTCGCGGTTCTGCCCCACGGGCGTGTCCGCGTAGCAGGTGTGGCCTCCGGCGCGGTAGCAGTCGAAGCCGCTGCGGTAGTACCAGCAGCGCGAGTCCTGCGAGGCGTTGCCGCCGAGGGTGCCGCGGTTCCTGATCTGCGGCGAGGCCGCCGCGCCCGCGGCCTGGGCGAGCAGGGAGAACTTCGCCCGCACCTGCGGGTGGCGCTCCACCTCGGAGAGCGTGGTCAGCGCCCCGATCTCGAGGCCGCCCTCCAAGGGCCGGATGCCGCGAAGCTCGTCGACCATGGAGAGGTCGACCACCACCTTGGGCCGCTTGATGCGGTCCTTGAACCAGTCCAGGCTGTCCTGCCCTCCGGCCATGGCCCAGGCGTCGGCCCCGTACTTGTCGAGCAGCCCCACCGCGTCGGCGGCGCCGGTCGGCCGGTAGAGCGCGAATTCGGGCATCACGTCGCGTATCGTCGCCATGTCGTACCTCCTCAGCCTGCCGTATGCGCGGACCGGCCAAAACGCCCGGACTCGAGAAAGTCCAGGACCGTGTCCGCGGTCACGGGCGCGCGCCTGAAGGCGTCGTCGCCCAGGGCGTCGCGCAGGGCGTTCAGCACCGCGGAGCAGGCGCCCGTGGTGGGCGGCTCGCCCACGCCGCGCGCGCCGATCGGCGTCTCGGGGTCCGGGATGCCAAGGGCATCCCAGCGCATGCGCTCGGGCGCGTCGAGGATCGTGGGCGGCCTGCTGTGGTAGAAGCGCTTGGCCAGCGGCAGGCCGTAGTGCGTGTCGTAGACCCAGCCCTGGCCGACGGCGTGGCCGATGCCGAGCATGGAGCGGCCGAGCAGCTGCCCGCCCAGGGCGCGCGGGTGCACGACCACGCCCACGTCCCCGACCACCAGGAAGTCGAGGATGCGGTACATGCCGGTGGCGCGGTCCACCTCCACCTCGGCGAAGCTGGCCACGTAGGAGAAGGTCCGGCCGTCGCGGCCGAAGGTGTCCTTGCCCACGGCCAGCAGGCCCTGCCCGGCCAGGGCCTGCACGGATGCCTTGGTCAGCCGGTTCAGCTCGTCGGGGAACTCGTGGCCGTCGTAGGCGCCGCCGAGCTGTACCGCGCGGGCCGCAGCCTCGGCGAAGCCCATGGCCTCCCCGCCCCCGCGGCGCAGCACGCGCCCGCCCGCGACCTCGTAGTCGTCCGGCGAGCCGCCGCGCGCCTTGGCCGCGATCTCGCAGAGCTTCTTCTTGGCGTCCAGGCAGGCGGCCAGGGCCGCGCGGGTCATGGCGTGGATGGTCTGGCTGCCGCCCGAGACGCAGGTCCAGGGCAGGTGCTTTCCCGTGTCGCCCCAGACGAGCTTGCAGCGTTCCCAGGGCACGCCGAGCGATTCGGCCACCACGCGGTGGGAGTCGCTCACGGATTCCGTGCCCAGGTTGCCGATACCGGACTGGATGCGCACCGTGCCGTCCGGCCGGATGACGAAGAGCCCGTCGTAGCCGGTGGACCCGGCCACAAAGCAGCCCAGGGACACGCCGAGTCCCCGGATCATGGAGCCCTTGTCCGCGCCGTCCCTGTTCTGGGCCGTTCGCTCCTGCCAGGCGAAGAGTTCGGCGCCGCGGTCCAGGGCCTGGCGCACGAAGGAGCTCGTGCAGTACGGGCGTTTTCCGTCCGGCCCCGGGGCCAGGAGCGGTGCCTTGCCCGCGGGCGCGTTCAGGCGGCGGATGGCCAGCTGGTCCATGCCGAGCCTGCGCGCGGCCTTGGCCATGAGCGTTTCCAGGAAGGCCACGCCCTGCAGTCCGCCCGGCGCGGTCTGGGAGACGTGGAAGGGGGTGTTGGTGAGCACGGAGAGGCCGCGCCAGCGCATGGCCTGCGGCTGGTAGAGGAGCGAGGTCACCATGCCTGCGGCCGCGGCGTCGTGGTTCTCCGCGTACGGGCCGTTGTCCTGGACCACGAAGAGATCCAGGGCCAGGAGGCGGCCCTCCCTGGAGAAGCCCGCCTTCATGCGGCCGTGCAGGCTCGGCCGCACGCCGCCGATGGCGTACTCGTCGTCGCGGCTTATGCGCATCATCACCGGCACGCCGGTCTTCTTCGCCAGCACGGCCGGGATGATCAGCTGGATGGAGGCGGTGATCTTGCCGCCGAAACCGCCGCCCGTGTACTCGCTGACGAAGACCACCTTGTCCGTGTCCACGTTCAGCCAGCGGGCGATGGCAGGCACGGTCTGCATGGTGCTCTGCGTGCCGGAGTGGATGAAGACCTTGCCGTTTTGCCAGTAGGCCAGGGTGGAACGCGTCTCCAGGGCTATGTGGTTGGTATTGGGCGTGGTGAAGCTCTCGTCCAGGACCAGGGCGGCGTCCGAAAATCCGGCGTCGAGGTCGCCGTAGCTCCACTCTCCCGCGGCCTTGCCCGTGGGCATGAGGCCGTCCGGAGCCTTTTTGAAGTCGTCGGAACTCCACTTGAGCTCGCGCACCTCGGCCTGCCCCTTTCCGGACTCGGACTTCATCCAGACGTTGCCGTCCGTGCGCGCGTTCGGTCCGCCGGGCTTCAGGCTCTCCAGGGGGTCGATGACGAAGGGCAGCGGCTCGAACTCGATCTCGATCTTCTCGATGGCCTCGGCGGCCGTGAGTTCGTCCACCGCGGCCACTGCCAGGACCGGCTCGCCCTGGTAGAGCGGCTCCATGGTCAGCCCGCGCTGCGTCCACTTGTCGGCCTTGATGACCGCGCCCGTGTCGGTCACGGCGTCGGCCGGGGCGGGCAGGTCGTCCACGGTGACCACGGCCTTGACCCCGGGCATGGCCAGGGCCGCGGAGGTGTCCAGGCGCTTCACGCGGGCGTGCGGCATGGGGCTCGTGAGGAGCCTGCAGTACAGCATGCCCTCGGCGCGGAAGTCCTCGGAGTACCTGGCGCTGCCCGTCAGCTTGGCGCGCAGGTCCGGGGTCGTGTAGTCCTTTCCGATGACGGAGAAGGGGGAAGCCAAGGGCTTTTCGGCCATGTCACGCCCTCCTCATGTATTCGGCGCCCCGCATGAGGCCGTTAAGGATCTTCTCGTAGTCCTGGCAGCGGCAGAGGTTGCCGGAGACGGCGCGGGCCAGCTCCGCCCGGGTGGGGTCCGGGTTGGCCTTCAGGAAGCCTGCCGCGGCCATGAGGAAGCCCGGTGCGCAGTAGCCGCACTGGAAGCCCTGTTCGTCGAGCACGCCCTGCTGCAGGGGATGGAGCGCGCCGCCGGGCGCGGACAGCCCTTCCACGGTCAGGATGCGCCTGCCCCTGACCGAATGGGTGAGGACGGAGCAGGAGTACTGCGGCACGTCGTCCACGAGCACGGTGCAGGCGCCGCATTCGCCGCGGTCGCAGCCGATCTTGGTGCCGGTCAGGCCGAGCTTGGAGCGCAGGGTCATGACCAGGGTCTCCTGGGGCATGACGTCCACGTGGCGCTGCCGACCGTTGACGTTCAGGGTGATCAGCCGTTCCACGCCGCCCGGCGAGGCCTTCTGCCCCGCCAGGGCGCTGCCGCGGAACATGCAGCCCGCCCAGGACACGGCCCCGGCCGCGATGACGCCCTTGATGAACGCCCGGCGCGAAAGCTTTTCGGGCGTTTTGTGCGCGCATGCCTCGTGTGCCATGATCCATGCCCCTCACGTCACGGGTTCACGACGGCGGCCGGGCCGGAACACATCCACCGGCCGGTCGCAGTTCACCATGTATATCCCTTGTACAGGGATTTTCACGGAGGTGGTAGCACGATCTTCTGGATGGATTGCCCGATCCTGCGAAACTTCGTGACCGTTCCGGCCGGGCGGAAAGGGCGCGGAAAGGGGGCGGAGAGCGAGGCGGAAGGAACGCGATGCGCTCCACCCGGGGCAGCCGCACGGGCGGCGGCAACGAAAAAGGGCTGCGACGAATGTCGCAGCCCTTTGAAAAGTGGCGTCCCCAAGGGGGTTTGAACCCCTGTTACCGGCGTGAGAGGCCAGTGTCCTAGGCCACTAGACGATGGGGACGCGGTCGATGCTCGCGCATCGGAAGGAGGCTTCTAGCTCCTTCGGCCGGGGATGTCAACACCCTTTTCCGCCGCGAAGGGCCGTTTTTTTCCGCAAGGCGTCTTCGCAGCCCCGCTCCGCCGTGCTAGGGGAAACGCTGATCGCCCGTCCGCCGACCGGCCGGGCGCGACTCCTCGCCCGAGCACGGAGGTTCCATGGTTTTCCGCCGCACGCCCCCCGGTCTCCATCCTGCCCGCCGCGCGACCCGCCTCGGGCGCGGCCCGGCACTCGCCCTCCTCGCCGTTCTCGCCGTTCTCGCCGTCGCGGGATGGGCGTTCCCGGCCCTGGCAGGGGACATCGTGGCCGACTGGGAGCAGGCCGCGCCCCCGGCCGCGCCCGAGCCCCGGGTCGTGCAGCTTGCGGGCGCGAAGGCGGCCCTGCTCGTGCTCGACATCGAGGAGCACACCTGCAACGCCGAGCGCAGGCCGCGCTGCCTCGAGACCGTACCGGCCATCACAGAGCTCGTGCGCCGCGCCCGCGCCTCCGGCATGCCCGTGATCCACAGCCTGGCCAGGAGCGGCACGCGGGAGGGCATACTGCCGTCCGTGGCCCCCCTGCCGGACGAACCGGTGATCCAGTCGAGCGTGGACAAGTTCTACAAGACGAAGCTCGCCGCCCTGCTCAAGGAGCGCGGCGTGAAGACCGTCGTCGTCACCGGCACGGCCGCCCACGGCGCGGTGCTGGCCACGGCCACCGAGGCCGCGGTGCGCGGCCTGGACGTGGTCCTGCCCGTGGACTGCATCTCGTCCGAGTCGCTCTACACCGAGCAGGCTGCGGTCTGGCTGCTGCACGAAGGGCCCGCCACCCGCGGGCGCCTCAAGCTCACCCGCGCGGCCATGATCGTCATGCCCGGCGAGCTGACCGCCGCGCCCTAGGCCTCGGACCGGGCGGGGCTCTCCGTCTGCTCCATGTCCGCGGCCACGGCGGGCAGGGGCAGCTCGATGAACACGGCAAGTCCGCCCCGCTCCCGGTTGGCGGCCCAGGCCCTGCCGCCGTGCGCCTCGGCCACGCGGCGCACGATGGACAGGCCGAGCCCGCTGCCCTCCTCGGCCCGCGGGCCGTGCGCAGCGCGCTCGAAAGGCTCGAAGATCCGTTCCAGATCCTCCCCGGCCACGCCCGGCCCCTCGTCGCGCACTGCGAGCAGGGCCCGCCCGCCGTCCTTCTCCACCCGTATGGTCACGGGCGGTCCGGCATGGACCAGGGCATTGCGCACCAGGTTGTCCAGGGCGCGCCTGAGCAGCACGGCGTCGCCGTGCACGGGCAGCTCTCCCGGGGCCTGCACGCGCACCGCGCCGGGTCCGGCCTCCTCGCCCGCGTCCCTGGCGGCGTGCGCCGCGAGCAACGTCAGGTCCACCAGCCCGCCCGGCCGCGCGGGCCCGGGCGCCGTCGCGTCGTCGAGGCGGGCCAGGTCGAGCATCTGGCCGCGCAGGGTGGTCAACGCCCTGTGCTCGCGCGACATGCGCGGCACGAGGCCGGGCACGTCGCCGCCCCTGCCGCAGAGCTCTATGGCCAGCCCCAGGCGCGAGAGCGGCCCGGCGAGCTCGTGCGAGACCTCGCGAAAGAGCCTGCGCTGCGTGTCCACCACGCGCGCGTCCGCCCGCCTGCGCTCGAGCAGACGGATGTTCTCGGCCTGCATGGCCCGCACCTTGTCCAGCAGCGAGGTAGTGAAGACCGCGGCCTGCAGCAGCAGGACCAGGGACACGGCGTGCCCCGGGCTGATGCGCGGCCCCAGGTGCAGGGCGCGATGCAGCACCGGCAGCAGCGGCAGAAGGAGCGCCAGCCCCCAGGCCACCAGGAAGAGGCGGGCCGGGGCGAAGCCGCGGCGCATGGCCTGCCGGCCCGCGAAGAGCGCGAGCAGCGGGATGAGCAGCGCCATGGAGAAGAAGATGTGGCGCATGGCGCCCTGCCTGCTCCAGACCGCCATGGGCAGGAGGAGCACGAAGGCGGCCATGAGCAGGCGCAGCACCAGGTCCACGCGGGGCGTGCGCCGCGCCGTGTGGATGAAGGAGCGGACGAGGCCGCACCAGCAGAAGAGCCAGCCGAGCGCCAGCACGCGGCCCGGCACGCCCACGTTCAGCTCGCCCAGGAAGGTCGCGCCGGTCACGTCGTCGAAGGCCAGGAAGAAGATGGCCCCCAGAAAGGCCAGCGAGGCCGCGTACCAGGCGTGGCCCGGCTCGCCCAGGAGCAGGCCGAAGAGGATGTTGACCGCGGCGATGAGCAGGAGCCCGCCGTAGAACATGCCGAGCGCCAGCCCCTTGTGCCCGACCTCGCGGGCGTGCAGCCGCTCGGCCACGAAACGCGGCGGGTGCTTGGGCATGTCCTGGCCCGCGCAGCGCACGAGGATGCTTCGCGGCGCGTCGTCGGGCAGATAGAACTCCACGAAGCGGCCCTGCGCCGTCTGCACGCGCGGGGAGGCGCCGCCCGCTCCGGGCAGAACCAGGGAGAAGCGCATGGCCACGGGGTTGGCCATCTCGAGGACCACGCCGCCCGGCGGCGGGGCCGTGACCATGCGCAGCAGGAACCAGGCGGCCGGGCTCTCGTTGATGGCCTCGAAGGCCTGGGGGCCGAAGGGGCTGAAGCGGTCCAGGCGGGAAAGGACCTCGGCCGGGGTGAGCCCGGCGCCGAAGTCCGGCATCCAGGCCACGTCCACCCATATGGGCGCGGACAGGGACGGCTCTGGCGGTCCGCCGAGGTCCGGCGCCCCGGCCCACGGCAGCCAGCACAGGACCACTGCCAGCGCGAGGCAGGCCAGCGCCGCGGCCGTGGGCATCCGGCTGGTGCGCCGGACGGCGCGGGCGGCCTCGGGCATGGCGTTCTCAGTGCCCGCGGCAGAAAAGATAGCCCGAGCCGCGCACGGTCCGGATGTACTCGCCGCCGTCCGGTCCCTTGCCGAGCTTGCGGCGCAGGTTGCAGACGTGCATGTCCACGTTGCGGTCGTAGGGGATGTGGGGACGGCCCAGCACCTGCTGCGCGATCTCCTCGCGCCCCACGGCCTCGCCCGCGCGCCGCATGAGCAGTTCGAGCAGGGCGAACTCGGCCGAGGTGGCCGTTATCTCCTCCTCTCCCCGCCACAGCCGCATGGTGCCGGGATCCAGGCGCACGCCGCACATCTCCAGGGGTTTGTTCGCGGGCGCGGCCGGTGCGGCCGCGCGACGCAGGATGGCCCGGATGCGGGCGGCCAGCTCGCGCGTGCTGAAGGGCTTGGCGAGATAGTCGTCCGCCCCCATCTCCAGGCCCAGGACGCGGTCGAGCTCGCCGTCCCGGCCCGTGAGCATGAGCACGGGCGGCCCCCCCTCCCCGCGTATCCTCCGCAGGACCTCGAAGCCGGTCAGCCCGGGCAGGTTCACGTCCAAGAGCACGATGTCGTGCTCGCCGCCGAGCGCCATGTCCAACCCCGCCTTGCCGTCGTAGGCGGCATCGAGGTGCATGGCCTCGCCGGACAGGCTCTGTCCCACCAGTCCGCAAAGCTCTTCGTCGTCGTCGATCATCAATACGGGGATCATGGCCTTTCCTCGGGCGGTCTGCGCCCTCCTGGAGTTCACCACTCACGCACAGCAAATTCAACGCCATTCCACCCTGCCCGCAGGTCAGGAAATGTCAAGCAGGGTCGACTTTCGTCCACGTCTCGGGACAGTTTCAAACAATACAAGACGAAAAACTGACCGTAACAGCGACACTGGCTGCATGATGCAGCAGTGTTGGCAGCATTTTCTCCCGCCAAAAGAATGATGATGAGTCTACCTGCTGCCATACCACGCCCCATTCGGAGGATGCTGTTATGCTGTACATGGTCGACGAAAAAGAAATCACGTCTCTTCTTGCAGATGGAGACAATACTTCATGGGCATATTTCATGAAGAACTATTCGTCAATCATCAGCAAGACAATCCGCATGACAGCCGACAAGTACGGCCGGGCGAACGACGCCGCCGACACGTCCGACATCTTCCAGGACGTCATGCTCCGGCTGGTGGCCCGCGGCGGGCACCTGCTGCGCAGCTTCGACCCCTCCCGCGGATCGCTGCGCACCTGGCTGGCCGTGGTGGCGCGCTCCGTGACCCTGGACGCCCTGCGCCGCCGTCCCTCGCGCGAGGTGTCCGTGGACGAGACCTTCTTCGAGCTGACCCCCGCGCCCGTGGCGCGGGAGAACGAGCCGGGACGCACCCCCCTCTTCCCCCACCCGGCTCTCAGCACCCGGCAAAATCAGGTCATGGGCATGATCTTCGACCGCGACATGGATGTCCGCGAAGTGGCCGGGCTTCTCGCCGTGGGCGAGCAGACCGTGCGCAGCCTGAAGCACCAGGCCCTGACCCGGCTGCGCGGCATGGTCGCCCAGCCCGCCTAGCCTGCTGCCGGAAAAGTCCCGTCCCTGTCTCCCGGGGACGGGGCGGCCGTCCTCCCCCACCCCCCCGGACGACCGTCCCTTCCCCTCGAGAAAGCGAATCCGGGCGGCGCGAGAACGCGCCGCCCGGAAATTTTTTCCCCCCCGCCCCAGCCTTCCGACAGGGACGCGGGGGAAATTCTTGCCGTCCTCCCCGTCCGGGAAGCGTCTAGCTGCTGCTCGAAAGCTGGTCGATGTAGCTGGAGAGCGAGCTCTGGATGCTCGAATAGTTGGACAGGGTCGTGTCCAGGTTCGCGAACTGGGTCTTCAGGGTCGACTGCTTGAGCTCGAGACGCCGCTCCTCGTTGGAGAGCTGGGTCTCGATGTTGTCGATGATGTCCTCGTAGTTGTTCTTGATGATGTTCAGCGTGCCGTTGGTCGAGTCGGTCATCTGATCCAGGAGGTTGATCATCTCCGGGATCTTGCCCTGCTTGATGTTGACCTCGCCCGTGTGGCTGCCTTCGGACTTGTCGTTGATGCGGATGGCGAGGCCGCCTTCGTCCTCGCCCTGCATGCCGGTGATCTCCCAGTTGCCCGAGATCTTGGCCGGATGGCCGTTGATGGTGGCGCCGCTGAGCGCGCCGTTGGAGACCGTGTAACTGATCAGGTAGTTGCCGGGCTTGGTCGTGCCGTCGATGTGCGAAACGTAGCTGACCTCGGGGGAGACCGACTCGCCGATGCCGTCGGCGGAGAAGAGGTTGGCCACGGCCGTGGGGTCGGTGGACAGGGCCTCGTCCAGCGCGTCGTCGTCGATGGTCAGGAGGCCGGCATTCTCGGAATCCTCGTCGGCCTCGGTCAGGATGCCGAGCTGGGAGAGGCTCGTGTACAAGTCGCCCAGGCCCGTGTCGCCGTCGTAGTAGGAGAAGCCGATGGCCGAGCTTCCTGTCAGGTCCTTGAACTGCTGGGCCACCATCTGCAGACCGTAGTTGCCCGTGAGCAGGGAGCCGGTCACGGTGTTGCTCGTGTCGTCGCTGCTCGTGGAACCCGTGGCGCTGCCAACGTCGCCGGTGGTGTCGACCTTGGACAGGTTCAGGATGCTGGTCCTGATGGCGTTCACCTGGTCCACGAAGTCCTGGATGTTCTGCTTCACGGCATCCGTGTCCGTGGCCACGGTGATCTTGATGCCGTTCGTGTCCGTGACGTCCTTGAGCGAGAGCGTCAGGCCGTCGACGACGCCGTCCAGGGTGTTGCTGTCGGACTCGATCCACTTGTCGGCCGCCGACGGGAAGCCGTCGACCTTGACCTGGGAGTTCTGCGCGTTCTGCGTCCGCTCGAAGGCGTCCGGGGCGAAGCCCGGCACGGTACTGGACGTGACCTCCACCACGTTGTCCGCGCCGAGGTCCATGCCGCGCAGCTGCAGGTAGTAGTTCGAGCCGTCGTACAGGAGCTTGGCGCGCACGTTGCCGCTCAGGTCCGGGTTGTTGGAGATGAGGCTGACCAGGCCGTCGGCCGTGGTCCCGGCTGGCACGTCGATGGTGTATTCCGTGCCCGCGTAGGAGATGGTCATGGTCGCGTCCGAGCTGGTGATGGCCGCGGAGGTG
This sequence is a window from Desulfovibrio sp. X2. Protein-coding genes within it:
- a CDS encoding cytochrome b/b6 domain-containing protein, with amino-acid sequence MNLITWGHTPWEQSVPLHVAWDLLRVALGLGLGFALVHLFWARGRAGQTPGEGTDAAAAVHVPARVARHSLSARLFHWIMAAAMLTLLATAFLPKAGLLFAWVNLHWMAGTVLVLAILFHIVNAVFFMDFASIWPNARDLRDAGRGIGRAFGGMGPAPGKPGKYALLNKLYHLAILACGLAMAATGVLLLFKVRTPFFTRDPYILSEAAWGVVYLLHGFTGVALVALVIVHVYFAARPEERAVTRSMVVGSLDRDFYLAHHDPKLWPAEAPRGAKEKA
- a CDS encoding xanthine dehydrogenase family protein subunit M; this translates as MATIRDVMPEFALYRPTGAADAVGLLDKYGADAWAMAGGQDSLDWFKDRIKRPKVVVDLSMVDELRGIRPLEGGLEIGALTTLSEVERHPQVRAKFSLLAQAAGAAASPQIRNRGTLGGNASQDSRCWYYRSGFDCYRAGGHTCYADTPVGQNREHAVFGAGRCVTVNPSDTAPALAALDARMVIRSVTGTREVAAVDYFVGPEIDITRLTVLGPGDLLTAVRIPGTWAGADFHFEKVRDRQVWDFALVNIAAAFLPAVGGGAVGDARIVLNGVAPRPLRLSRVEDFLRGKARDAATAETAGAMAAQGAEPLQHNGYKVALARNLVARAVLGTGRGHGGGKEAA
- a CDS encoding xanthine dehydrogenase family protein molybdopterin-binding subunit, which translates into the protein MAEKPLASPFSVIGKDYTTPDLRAKLTGSARYSEDFRAEGMLYCRLLTSPMPHARVKRLDTSAALAMPGVKAVVTVDDLPAPADAVTDTGAVIKADKWTQRGLTMEPLYQGEPVLAVAAVDELTAAEAIEKIEIEFEPLPFVIDPLESLKPGGPNARTDGNVWMKSESGKGQAEVRELKWSSDDFKKAPDGLMPTGKAAGEWSYGDLDAGFSDAALVLDESFTTPNTNHIALETRSTLAYWQNGKVFIHSGTQSTMQTVPAIARWLNVDTDKVVFVSEYTGGGFGGKITASIQLIIPAVLAKKTGVPVMMRISRDDEYAIGGVRPSLHGRMKAGFSREGRLLALDLFVVQDNGPYAENHDAAAAGMVTSLLYQPQAMRWRGLSVLTNTPFHVSQTAPGGLQGVAFLETLMAKAARRLGMDQLAIRRLNAPAGKAPLLAPGPDGKRPYCTSSFVRQALDRGAELFAWQERTAQNRDGADKGSMIRGLGVSLGCFVAGSTGYDGLFVIRPDGTVRIQSGIGNLGTESVSDSHRVVAESLGVPWERCKLVWGDTGKHLPWTCVSGGSQTIHAMTRAALAACLDAKKKLCEIAAKARGGSPDDYEVAGGRVLRRGGGEAMGFAEAAARAVQLGGAYDGHEFPDELNRLTKASVQALAGQGLLAVGKDTFGRDGRTFSYVASFAEVEVDRATGMYRILDFLVVGDVGVVVHPRALGGQLLGRSMLGIGHAVGQGWVYDTHYGLPLAKRFYHSRPPTILDAPERMRWDALGIPDPETPIGARGVGEPPTTGACSAVLNALRDALGDDAFRRAPVTADTVLDFLESGRFGRSAHTAG
- a CDS encoding (2Fe-2S)-binding protein — its product is MAHEACAHKTPEKLSRRAFIKGVIAAGAVSWAGCMFRGSALAGQKASPGGVERLITLNVNGRQRHVDVMPQETLVMTLRSKLGLTGTKIGCDRGECGACTVLVDDVPQYSCSVLTHSVRGRRILTVEGLSAPGGALHPLQQGVLDEQGFQCGYCAPGFLMAAAGFLKANPDPTRAELARAVSGNLCRCQDYEKILNGLMRGAEYMRRA
- a CDS encoding cysteine hydrolase, with the translated sequence MVFRRTPPGLHPARRATRLGRGPALALLAVLAVLAVAGWAFPALAGDIVADWEQAAPPAAPEPRVVQLAGAKAALLVLDIEEHTCNAERRPRCLETVPAITELVRRARASGMPVIHSLARSGTREGILPSVAPLPDEPVIQSSVDKFYKTKLAALLKERGVKTVVVTGTAAHGAVLATATEAAVRGLDVVLPVDCISSESLYTEQAAVWLLHEGPATRGRLKLTRAAMIVMPGELTAAP
- a CDS encoding sensor histidine kinase; this encodes MPEAARAVRRTSRMPTAAALACLALAVVLCWLPWAGAPDLGGPPEPSLSAPIWVDVAWMPDFGAGLTPAEVLSRLDRFSPFGPQAFEAINESPAAWFLLRMVTAPPPGGVVLEMANPVAMRFSLVLPGAGGASPRVQTAQGRFVEFYLPDDAPRSILVRCAGQDMPKHPPRFVAERLHAREVGHKGLALGMFYGGLLLIAAVNILFGLLLGEPGHAWYAASLAFLGAIFFLAFDDVTGATFLGELNVGVPGRVLALGWLFCWCGLVRSFIHTARRTPRVDLVLRLLMAAFVLLLPMAVWSRQGAMRHIFFSMALLIPLLALFAGRQAMRRGFAPARLFLVAWGLALLLPLLPVLHRALHLGPRISPGHAVSLVLLLQAAVFTTSLLDKVRAMQAENIRLLERRRADARVVDTQRRLFREVSHELAGPLSRLGLAIELCGRGGDVPGLVPRMSREHRALTTLRGQMLDLARLDDATAPGPARPGGLVDLTLLAAHAARDAGEEAGPGAVRVQAPGELPVHGDAVLLRRALDNLVRNALVHAGPPVTIRVEKDGGRALLAVRDEGPGVAGEDLERIFEPFERAAHGPRAEEGSGLGLSIVRRVAEAHGGRAWAANRERGGLAVFIELPLPAVAADMEQTESPARSEA
- a CDS encoding response regulator transcription factor, which translates into the protein MIPVLMIDDDEELCGLVGQSLSGEAMHLDAAYDGKAGLDMALGGEHDIVLLDVNLPGLTGFEVLRRIRGEGGPPVLMLTGRDGELDRVLGLEMGADDYLAKPFSTRELAARIRAILRRAAAPAAPANKPLEMCGVRLDPGTMRLWRGEEEITATSAEFALLELLMRRAGEAVGREEIAQQVLGRPHIPYDRNVDMHVCNLRRKLGKGPDGGEYIRTVRGSGYLFCRGH
- a CDS encoding RNA polymerase sigma factor codes for the protein MTADKYGRANDAADTSDIFQDVMLRLVARGGHLLRSFDPSRGSLRTWLAVVARSVTLDALRRRPSREVSVDETFFELTPAPVARENEPGRTPLFPHPALSTRQNQVMGMIFDRDMDVREVAGLLAVGEQTVRSLKHQALTRLRGMVAQPA